The following proteins come from a genomic window of Bacteroidales bacterium:
- a CDS encoding DUF2027 domain-containing protein: protein MSSFKVGQKVAFISMRQSGVVSRIEGDIVFVEIEKGFEIPTTCNDLILLEDIASDMKQKEKEKDAEKDSEYRKKSQHIHLNKGLYFSIIPSSDSPQTFECYLVNFTSFVIAFHLIEKSKAAGHQTIHYDFLQPGDAIVVLDKSYKDLLHIDTLLIQCMIVDVKEHQFFETLVHSFSINWHMLLTPEIFQPNPFFDEKAYVIKVLSFEEKIHRIGELPAQKNILTSKETANNQSSEVKSYLIDRFMIDDETAEVDLHAEKIFLSSEHTHPSDILRKQISFAKQCLDSAREKGIKRIIFIHGAGKGTLKFELYSLLRTENNIQYGEASLLKYGGGAIEVVILSS, encoded by the coding sequence ATGTCTTCTTTTAAGGTTGGTCAGAAGGTTGCATTTATATCGATGCGCCAATCTGGAGTTGTTTCACGTATCGAAGGTGATATAGTTTTTGTGGAGATAGAAAAAGGATTCGAAATTCCAACCACGTGTAATGACCTCATTTTGTTGGAAGACATCGCATCGGATATGAAGCAAAAAGAAAAGGAAAAAGATGCTGAAAAAGATTCTGAATACCGTAAAAAGTCTCAGCATATCCATCTTAATAAAGGACTTTACTTTTCTATCATTCCTTCCAGTGATTCACCTCAAACATTTGAGTGCTACTTAGTTAACTTTACTTCTTTTGTTATAGCTTTTCATCTGATTGAAAAATCTAAAGCTGCTGGTCATCAAACGATTCATTATGATTTTCTACAACCAGGTGATGCCATTGTTGTTTTGGATAAATCTTATAAGGATCTCTTACACATTGATACTTTACTCATACAATGTATGATCGTTGATGTCAAAGAACATCAGTTTTTTGAAACATTGGTACATAGTTTTTCTATCAATTGGCATATGCTGCTTACACCAGAGATTTTCCAACCTAACCCTTTCTTTGATGAGAAAGCTTATGTGATTAAAGTTTTAAGTTTCGAAGAAAAAATTCATCGCATCGGTGAGTTACCAGCTCAAAAAAACATACTTACTTCAAAAGAAACAGCGAACAATCAGTCTTCTGAAGTTAAATCTTATTTGATTGACCGTTTTATGATCGATGATGAAACCGCTGAAGTTGACTTACATGCCGAGAAAATTTTTCTATCGTCCGAACATACTCATCCCTCCGACATATTGAGAAAGCAAATTTCCTTTGCTAAACAATGTCTCGATAGTGCTCGTGAAAAAGGGATCAAGCGAATCATTTTTATCCATGGAGCAGGGAAGGGAACACTTAAATTTGAACTTTATTCCCTCTTAAGAACTGAAAACAACATTCAATATGGTGAAGCTAGTTTATTGAAATACGGTGGTGGTGCTATTGAGGTAGTTATTCTTTCTTCGTAG
- a CDS encoding flavin reductase family protein — MAKIAWEPGTVLYPLPVVMVTCGTMECPNIITVAWTGIVSTTPPRTYVSIRPERHSHGIIKQNMEFTINLVSEKLAYHADFCGVRSGRHIDKFKTLGLTPLPGTKNTCPCIAESPLSLECKVFEIISVGSHDMFLADIVQVIAEESLFNRKTQHFHIEKEMLVGYLHGGYYTFDRFIGRFGFSVKKKKNK; from the coding sequence ATGGCAAAAATTGCATGGGAACCGGGGACAGTACTTTATCCTTTGCCGGTGGTGATGGTTACCTGTGGCACGATGGAGTGTCCCAACATCATTACCGTGGCATGGACTGGTATTGTAAGCACAACTCCGCCCCGAACATACGTTTCCATAAGACCAGAGCGTCATTCGCACGGAATCATTAAACAAAACATGGAGTTTACGATCAATTTAGTATCTGAAAAATTAGCTTATCATGCAGACTTTTGTGGTGTGCGAAGTGGGCGCCATATAGACAAATTTAAAACACTTGGCCTGACACCTTTACCTGGCACGAAAAACACTTGCCCGTGTATTGCCGAAAGTCCTCTTTCTCTTGAATGTAAGGTATTTGAAATAATTTCCGTTGGCTCTCATGACATGTTTTTAGCAGATATTGTGCAAGTGATAGCCGAAGAAAGTTTGTTTAATCGCAAGACTCAGCATTTTCATATTGAAAAAGAGATGCTCGTAGGTTACCTACATGGTGGTTATTATACTTTTGACAGATTTATTGGCAGGTTTGGTTTTTCGGTAAAAAAGAAAAAAAACAAATGA
- a CDS encoding cupin domain-containing protein, translated as MKVEIRKMSMGEAIERGITQWPIWEKGVSRFDWTYDETEECYFLEGEVVVETPDGNYEIKAGDFVRFPAGLSCVWDIKSKVKKHYNFP; from the coding sequence ATGAAAGTTGAGATAAGGAAAATGTCGATGGGTGAGGCCATTGAAAGAGGTATTACTCAATGGCCTATATGGGAAAAAGGTGTTTCACGTTTTGATTGGACCTACGACGAAACAGAAGAATGCTACTTTCTCGAAGGTGAGGTGGTGGTGGAAACTCCAGACGGAAACTATGAAATCAAGGCCGGAGATTTTGTTCGTTTTCCAGCAGGATTGTCCTGTGTTTGGGATATTAAGAGCAAGGTGAAGAAACATTACAATTTTCCATAA
- a CDS encoding 6-carboxytetrahydropterin synthase, with protein sequence MVKILITKRFFFESAHALLGYDGKCKNIHGHSYILEVTVSGEPLVRPNHPKDGMVMDFGDLSSLVKEHIIDVYDHSLFLNEKHREQIPEELFKQFERVIFFPFQPTSENLVEYFSNILLKLLPDGVALYSIRLYETPTSFAEWRSDLI encoded by the coding sequence ATGGTGAAGATTCTAATAACCAAGCGTTTTTTTTTCGAATCAGCTCATGCTCTTTTGGGCTATGATGGAAAATGCAAAAACATTCACGGTCATTCCTATATATTAGAGGTGACCGTGAGTGGTGAGCCTCTCGTGCGCCCGAATCATCCCAAAGATGGAATGGTCATGGACTTTGGCGATCTGTCTTCGTTGGTCAAGGAGCATATTATCGATGTGTACGATCATAGCTTGTTTTTAAATGAAAAACATCGTGAGCAAATACCTGAAGAACTATTCAAACAATTCGAACGTGTTATCTTCTTTCCTTTTCAGCCAACGAGTGAAAATCTTGTTGAGTACTTTAGCAATATCTTGTTAAAACTTTTACCCGATGGTGTAGCCCTCTATTCAATTCGTTTATATGAAACACCTACTTCTTTTGCTGAATGGAGAAGCGATCTTATTTGA
- a CDS encoding C40 family peptidase → MRSCLTLLSWFVLTLSLVSCRGLIEHIRERQRATHEARTHATYFKQIEQKWGVKLPPQVDRKFIEEIDSWLGVPYKYGSNTKQGTDCSGMIQQIYKTVYGIDLERSAAGMQKNVDFIPLERAQLGDILFFKIDFKKVSHVGLYLGDRKFIHATTSKGVIISSLDEKYYQDRFFQAGKIKGLR, encoded by the coding sequence ATGAGGTCTTGTCTGACGCTTTTGAGCTGGTTCGTTTTAACTTTGTCGTTGGTTTCGTGTCGTGGGCTGATCGAACACATTCGGGAACGACAGCGGGCTACGCACGAAGCTCGAACGCATGCAACTTACTTTAAGCAGATCGAACAAAAGTGGGGGGTGAAGCTTCCCCCTCAGGTCGACAGGAAATTTATCGAAGAAATTGACAGTTGGTTGGGTGTGCCGTACAAGTATGGAAGCAACACCAAACAAGGAACAGATTGCAGTGGCATGATTCAGCAAATCTACAAGACGGTCTACGGTATTGATCTTGAGCGAAGTGCTGCCGGCATGCAAAAAAACGTAGACTTCATACCACTTGAGCGAGCCCAATTGGGTGATATTTTATTCTTTAAGATTGATTTTAAGAAAGTATCTCATGTAGGGCTGTATTTAGGCGATCGGAAATTCATCCATGCCACCACTTCGAAGGGTGTCATCATCAGCTCGTTGGACGAAAAATATTATCAGGACCGTTTTTTCCAAGCTGGCAAAATAAAAGGGTTGCGCTAG
- a CDS encoding PKD domain-containing protein, translating into MKKWCLGIVVLHFTFFYAQNWVMQNSNFGVLGRGIMWMYAVDSNIVWALGYDGTNPQALIQEFTRTSNGGSTWKAGSIPNLANHGPSCIVAVDSLIAWVAFYNANGGGKILKTSDGGLTWTHQNSATFSAPNGFPNIVYFWDHQKGVCIGDPNGGYFEIYTTNDGGNTWTRVPDENIPRPLNNEYGVTSYYSVVGNTIYFSTNQSRIFKSTDFGHTWTVLSTPIPANKQFKVVFRSLNDGIIRMNETPYTAYITHDGGQSWQLLSFNGKWYRNDFTYVKGTTNTWVSVGADYQTPYMGISYSTDDGLNWIDFPNMDTTQHLQVVFPSHRVGYVGAFHNYGNDGIFKYTGQLFVQDTCSGFTAEIIPSATLIDLAQNSNVSFSVNATGSIDSYLWNFGDGNTSTDAQPVHSFSDTGTYVVSVIVQHGNCKDTAFIQITVLNSTSMSEVYSSFNLWPNPVSDQLHISSPFIIDQVVIRSLDGRTIMIYEKPTNVIDVSLLRNGSYMVEIVTAQLRIHKSLLK; encoded by the coding sequence ATGAAAAAATGGTGTTTAGGGATAGTCGTTTTGCATTTCACTTTTTTTTATGCCCAGAACTGGGTCATGCAAAACAGTAATTTTGGGGTACTGGGTCGGGGTATCATGTGGATGTATGCAGTTGATTCTAACATAGTCTGGGCATTGGGATATGATGGCACTAATCCACAGGCTTTAATCCAAGAGTTTACTCGAACTTCCAACGGTGGAAGTACGTGGAAGGCTGGTTCTATACCCAATTTAGCCAATCATGGACCATCGTGCATAGTAGCTGTTGATTCTCTTATAGCATGGGTTGCTTTTTATAACGCTAATGGCGGTGGAAAAATCCTTAAAACCTCAGATGGGGGTCTTACATGGACACATCAAAATTCTGCGACTTTTTCAGCTCCCAATGGTTTTCCTAATATCGTCTACTTCTGGGATCATCAAAAAGGTGTTTGTATTGGTGATCCCAACGGAGGGTATTTCGAGATTTATACAACAAACGATGGAGGTAATACGTGGACTAGAGTACCCGATGAAAACATTCCGCGACCTTTGAACAATGAGTATGGGGTAACGTCTTACTATTCAGTTGTCGGAAATACGATCTATTTCTCAACCAATCAATCCCGTATTTTTAAATCTACTGACTTCGGTCATACGTGGACTGTCTTATCAACACCTATTCCAGCTAATAAACAATTCAAGGTTGTTTTTCGTTCGCTCAATGATGGTATCATTAGAATGAATGAAACTCCATACACCGCTTATATTACTCACGATGGTGGTCAGAGTTGGCAATTGCTATCTTTTAATGGAAAATGGTATAGGAACGATTTTACCTATGTCAAGGGTACGACAAACACATGGGTAAGTGTGGGTGCTGATTATCAAACACCATACATGGGTATTTCATACAGCACAGATGATGGACTGAATTGGATTGATTTCCCTAACATGGATACTACTCAGCACCTTCAAGTTGTTTTTCCATCTCATCGAGTAGGATATGTAGGAGCATTTCATAATTATGGTAATGATGGTATTTTTAAATATACAGGGCAGCTTTTTGTCCAGGATACTTGTTCTGGTTTCACAGCTGAAATTATTCCTTCGGCGACACTCATAGATTTAGCACAAAACTCTAATGTGTCTTTTTCTGTCAATGCAACTGGTAGCATCGACAGCTATTTATGGAATTTTGGTGATGGAAATACTTCAACCGACGCTCAGCCCGTTCATTCTTTCAGTGATACCGGAACTTACGTAGTTTCAGTTATCGTTCAGCACGGCAATTGTAAGGACACAGCATTTATTCAAATCACGGTATTAAATTCGACTTCTATGAGTGAAGTTTATTCCTCGTTTAATCTATGGCCAAATCCTGTATCCGATCAACTTCATATATCATCTCCTTTCATCATTGATCAGGTGGTTATTCGTTCTTTAGATGGAAGAACGATAATGATCTACGAAAAACCAACTAACGTTATCGATGTATCCCTTTTAAGAAATGGCTCCTACATGGTTGAGATTGTAACAGCTCAACTCAGAATCCATAAAAGTTTACTGAAGTAA
- the htpG gene encoding molecular chaperone HtpG — protein MRKGTINVQTENIFPIIKKFLYSEHEIFLRELISNAVDATTKLTKLVSLGKADLELGDLTIKVELDTKKKILKVIDRGIGMTEEEVLKYINEIAFSGAEEFIKKYLQHTDQKDTGIIGHFGLGFYSSFMVAKRVELITKSYLPDQVAVKWSCDGTPEFTIEVADKVDRGTEVIVYFDEEHEDFNDEIRILNILKKYARFLPYPIQFGTEKVTEQVEGVTDKEGKPTYRTVEKPRIINKVEPLWKKPPQQLKSEDYEKFYYELYPYSYDKPVFWIHLNVDYPFTLSGILYFPKLKKFFELNKNKIQLYCNQVFVTDNVENIVPDFLMLLHGVIDSPDIPLNVSRSYLQSDPNLKKINNHITRKVADKLEELFKESREDFEKKWEDIEIFIRYGMMTHEEFYERAEKFALYKDTEGKYHTWDEYKKLIEDKHKDKHKQLVVLYTNNPEEQFSYIEQVKSKGYHVLVLNSVVDVHFIDFLERKLDKVSFKRVDADVSDRLIEKDEKKNIEKLSADEKKTLEEWFKTAITDNHITVRIESLHESEPAVKLVQPEFMRRLHDMSQVSGGLMDPGMERAYTLIINANHPVITDLADTVDEEKRKNKIQHLLDLAMLEQGLLKGEKLTRFIQRNFELLK, from the coding sequence ATGAGAAAAGGTACCATCAATGTTCAGACTGAAAATATTTTTCCGATTATCAAAAAGTTTCTTTACAGTGAACATGAAATATTTCTTCGCGAACTTATCAGTAATGCTGTGGATGCAACGACGAAACTTACCAAACTTGTTTCGTTGGGAAAAGCAGATTTGGAACTAGGGGATTTGACGATAAAAGTTGAATTGGATACGAAGAAAAAGATACTCAAAGTTATTGACCGTGGAATTGGGATGACTGAAGAGGAAGTTCTCAAATATATCAATGAAATAGCCTTTAGTGGTGCAGAAGAGTTTATCAAAAAATATCTTCAACATACTGATCAGAAAGACACAGGGATCATTGGGCATTTTGGACTTGGCTTTTACAGTTCTTTCATGGTAGCCAAGCGCGTTGAACTTATTACTAAAAGCTATCTTCCTGATCAGGTAGCTGTGAAATGGTCATGCGACGGAACACCCGAGTTTACTATTGAAGTTGCCGATAAAGTTGATCGTGGAACAGAAGTAATAGTTTATTTTGATGAGGAACATGAGGATTTTAACGATGAAATCCGTATTTTAAATATCCTAAAAAAATATGCTCGCTTCTTACCTTATCCTATTCAATTTGGCACGGAAAAAGTTACCGAACAAGTCGAAGGAGTCACCGATAAAGAAGGAAAACCCACCTACCGAACCGTAGAAAAACCTCGCATCATCAACAAAGTTGAACCATTGTGGAAAAAACCACCTCAACAACTTAAATCGGAAGATTACGAAAAATTTTACTATGAGCTTTACCCCTACTCTTATGACAAACCTGTATTTTGGATTCATCTCAATGTCGATTATCCTTTTACCCTCAGTGGAATTCTTTACTTTCCGAAATTGAAAAAATTTTTCGAACTCAATAAAAATAAGATTCAACTATATTGTAATCAGGTATTCGTTACCGATAACGTAGAAAACATTGTTCCAGATTTTCTTATGCTTTTGCACGGTGTTATTGACTCACCTGATATACCACTCAATGTAAGCAGAAGTTATCTTCAGAGCGATCCCAACCTTAAAAAAATCAACAATCACATCACTAGAAAAGTGGCTGATAAACTGGAGGAACTTTTTAAAGAAAGCCGTGAGGATTTCGAAAAAAAATGGGAAGACATCGAAATTTTTATTCGTTATGGCATGATGACTCATGAGGAATTTTACGAAAGAGCTGAAAAATTTGCTCTTTACAAAGACACTGAAGGAAAATACCATACATGGGATGAATATAAAAAATTAATCGAAGACAAACATAAGGATAAACACAAACAGCTTGTTGTTTTGTATACCAACAATCCTGAAGAGCAATTTAGTTATATTGAACAGGTTAAATCGAAGGGATATCACGTGCTTGTGTTGAATTCAGTTGTCGATGTACATTTCATTGATTTTCTAGAAAGAAAACTTGACAAGGTAAGTTTTAAACGAGTAGATGCTGATGTGAGCGATAGGCTTATTGAAAAGGATGAAAAGAAAAACATCGAAAAATTAAGTGCTGACGAAAAGAAAACGCTTGAAGAGTGGTTTAAAACTGCTATTACTGACAATCATATCACCGTACGAATAGAATCATTACACGAGAGTGAACCTGCTGTTAAACTGGTGCAACCAGAATTTATGCGTCGTTTACATGATATGAGTCAGGTTTCTGGTGGCCTCATGGATCCTGGTATGGAAAGAGCATATACTCTCATCATCAACGCTAATCATCCGGTGATCACAGATCTGGCCGATACGGTTGACGAGGAAAAAAGAAAAAATAAAATTCAACATCTTCTGGATTTAGCGATGTTAGAACAGGGCTTGCTTAAAGGAGAAAAATTAACTCGTTTCATTCAAAGAAATTTTGAATTGTTAAAATAA
- a CDS encoding septum formation initiator family protein: protein MKGKFWLNKYFIAFFIFFVWILFFDKNNLIYQWKLKRQINELKKEEEFYRKEIQKNQSKLQELQKYPERYVKFIREKYMFKKDNEDIFVLVYQKSTKKE from the coding sequence ATGAAAGGAAAATTTTGGCTCAATAAATATTTCATTGCTTTTTTTATTTTTTTCGTATGGATTTTGTTTTTCGATAAAAATAACCTCATCTATCAATGGAAACTGAAACGTCAGATCAATGAACTTAAAAAGGAAGAAGAATTTTATCGGAAAGAAATTCAAAAAAATCAGTCAAAGCTTCAAGAATTACAAAAATATCCTGAGCGATACGTCAAATTCATACGAGAAAAATACATGTTCAAAAAAGACAATGAAGATATTTTCGTATTGGTATACCAAAAATCTACGAAGAAAGAATAA
- a CDS encoding LemA family protein, with translation MESEGKNNLPKGALPPDAKPKTGCLGSSLLIFILIILIFPIVIWIWTAYNKMVKKEESVKKQWAQVENVYQKRYDLVDNLVATVKGSANFEKSTLTEVIEARSKASSIQVNADNLDPASIQKFEEVQNQFSGALSRLLVVIERYPDLKTTQAFQNLMGQLREIENEILAQRNAFNEVVMNYNQYIRTFPRNIFASWFNFKEKGYFQSTPGAEKAPKVSF, from the coding sequence ATGGAAAGTGAAGGAAAAAATAATTTACCCAAAGGTGCTTTGCCACCAGATGCCAAGCCAAAAACAGGTTGCTTAGGATCGAGTTTGTTAATATTTATTCTCATCATACTAATTTTCCCAATTGTGATTTGGATATGGACGGCATATAATAAAATGGTGAAAAAAGAAGAATCAGTCAAGAAACAATGGGCTCAAGTTGAAAATGTCTATCAAAAAAGATACGATCTTGTAGATAACTTAGTTGCTACAGTTAAGGGATCTGCTAATTTCGAAAAATCAACCCTTACTGAAGTTATCGAAGCCAGAAGCAAAGCAAGCAGCATCCAAGTTAATGCAGATAATCTCGATCCTGCTTCTATCCAAAAATTTGAAGAGGTTCAAAACCAGTTCTCAGGTGCATTGAGTCGTTTGTTAGTGGTCATAGAACGTTATCCTGATCTTAAAACTACCCAAGCGTTTCAGAACTTGATGGGGCAGCTTCGTGAAATAGAAAATGAAATCCTTGCACAAAGAAACGCATTCAATGAAGTAGTTATGAATTACAATCAGTATATCCGTACTTTCCCTCGGAACATTTTTGCTTCTTGGTTTAACTTCAAAGAAAAAGGTTATTTCCAAAGTACTCCTGGTGCAGAAAAAGCTCCAAAAGTATCTTTTTAA